GTATAAAACAGTGTCTTTCGTAAGTCCTTGGTGAATAATTTGTTTTCCATCGGGCAAAAATGTGCGTTCCACAAAATTGTGAATTTTCCAATTACCGGTTATCGTATCGTATTGTGCAAAATCGGCATTTAACTTATAAACTAGGTTGTTGCCTTCAAATCTTTCGATGGAAAATTTATAGCCTATGGCAGAGAGATTGTTGAAACTTTCAAAATATACAAATGTATTTGGATCAATCCGGCGGTGAATATCTCGGTCAAAAAAACGGTAAGGATTGCGAATATATGCCTCTTCAAATGCTAATCGTTTTTGGTTGGCTACGGGTATCACAAAATTGTTGAGAATTAAAGACAAAATGGCCAAAAAACCGGCTACCAGCAGATAGGGGCGCAACATCCGGTTGAAACTTATACCTGCGCTCAAAATGGCAATGATTTCAGTATTGCCGGCCATACGAGACGTAAAATATATAACGGATATGAAAATAAACAAAGGACTAAATAAATTGGCAAAATATGGTATGAAATTGAAATAATAATCGAAAATGATAGCTTTCAACGGAGCTTTGCGTGATATAAAATCTTCAAGCTTCTCGCTGATGTCAAATATCACTGCAATTAAAACAATCAGAGCAATGGATAAAAAAAATGTGCCCAAAAACTTTTTGACAATATATCGGTCGATGATTTTCATAATGCTTATAAACGGCGGCTGATAATGGGAATGATTTCTTTTTTCCAGGAATCAAAGTTACCGTTTATAATTTTCTCTCGGGCTGTTTTGACAAGATTTAAATAAAAGGCCAGATTATGCAACGTGGCAATTTGTGG
The Vicingaceae bacterium genome window above contains:
- a CDS encoding membrane protein — encoded protein: MKIIDRYIVKKFLGTFFLSIALIVLIAVIFDISEKLEDFISRKAPLKAIIFDYYFNFIPYFANLFSPLFIFISVIYFTSRMAGNTEIIAILSAGISFNRMLRPYLLVAGFLAILSLILNNFVIPVANQKRLAFEEAYIRNPYRFFDRDIHRRIDPNTFVYFESFNNLSAIGYKFSIERFEGNNLVYKLNADFAQYDTITGNWKIHNFVERTFLPDGKQIIHQGLTKDTVLYIDVSEFYRRENTIEQMNYFELNEFIEKERFKGSLGIEYYEIEKQKRIAFPFSAFVLTIIGVSIASRKVRGGTGAHLGLGIALSFSYILLMQVSTTFSTNAGLTPWVAVWIPNFLYGILAIYLLQKTPK